The Platichthys flesus chromosome 8, fPlaFle2.1, whole genome shotgun sequence genome has a window encoding:
- the LOC133959163 gene encoding uncharacterized protein LOC133959163 — MKEDYMEQFLTLLVMLAAVSHVAETKFSVTQNTSLYSLTPGGHVSIQIINNASGHQVVCKKELMTGPVIVFNLRRGKVTIYEGFRNRTQFFINNGTLEFTNVAKNDSGQYIMEAYDSTGVLVENLKFQLDVQEHKWSSIWIPASVGAAAVLLLLLVVLVCFCVCKRRKTSGLETKCDVRKSDGAQCDGALGGTVVLQLMDRVPERFDIYKNTTRILIWRRYKFRHNANEGKYSFNPSDGTFRIDNLIRSDTDQYKLQIFNSDGALLEDRTLQLSIQAPVSPVRLVPECLSQGEMRVSCSSEGGDSPQYSWTLDGHTLTEDKLLSGNHEIDNVTLRQNVEGVLGCSVKNHVSHLESHQIISTCGFIFINCTDSNETRITQWVFAANNTLCVEPTSESIVDPSLICGLQTAVAALLFIAIAAYFAWRKNKSQRAEGSAMPQEREDPETSV; from the exons ATGAAAGAGGACTACATGGAGCAATTTCTAACTCTACTCGTGATGTTGGCAGCTGTATCTCATG TTGCTGAGACAAAATTTAGTGTCACCCAGAACACGTCTCTGTACTCTCTTACTCCTGGAGGACATGTGTCCATCCAAATAATCAACAACGCAAGCGGCCATCAGGTGGTGTGCAAGAAAGAGCTTATGACTGGGCCTGTGATAGTGTTCAACCTGAGGAGAGGAAAAGTGACCATATATGAAGGCTTTAGAAACCGGACCCAGTTCTTCATCAACAACGGGACGTTAGAGTTCACAAACGTGGCGAAGAACGACTCAGGCCAATACATCATGGAGGCTTATGATTCCACTGGGGTACTCGTGGAAAACTTAAAGTTTCAACTGGATGTTCAAG AGCACAAGTGGTCCTCCATCTGGATACCGGCCTCTGTTGGGGCGGCTGCTGTGCTCCTGCTGTTACtggttgtgttggtttgtttctgtgtgtgcaagCGGAGGAAGACATCAG GTCTGGAAACCAAATGTGATGTCAGAAAGAGTGATGGAGCTCAGTGTGACGGAGCTTTGGGAGGAACTGTGGTCCTGCAGCTGATGGATCGTGTACCAGAAAGATTTGACATTTATAAGAACACCACAAGGATATTAATCTGGAGAAGATATAAATTTAGACACAATGCAAATGAGGGCAAATACTCCTTTAATCCTAGTGATGGAACATTTAGGATTGATAACCTTATAAGATCTGACACAGATCAATATAaacttcaaatatttaattcagATGGAGCTCTTTTAGAGGATCGGACTCTACAGTTGTCTATTCAAG ctcctgtgtcGCCTGTCCGGCTGGTCCCTGAGTGTCTGTCCCAGGGAGAGATGAGGGTGTCCTGCTCCTCTGAGGGAGGGGACAGTCCTCAGTACAGCTGGACTCtggatggacacacactgacagaagacAAGCTGCTCTCTGGAAATCACGAGATTGACAACGTCACTCTGAGACAGAACGTCGAGGGAGTTCTGGGCTGCTCAGTCAAGAACCACGTCAGTCATTTAGAGAGTCACCAGATAATATCTACCTGTG gcttcatcttcatcaactGCACTGACTCTAATGAGACACGCATAACACAGTGGGTGTTTGCAGCCAATAACACACTGTGCGTTGAGCCGACCTCAGAATCGATTGTGG ATCCCTCCCTCATATGTGGACTGCAAACAGCTGTGGCAGCTCTGTTGTTCATTGCGATCGCCGCCTATTTTGcttggaggaaaaataaatcccaGAGAGCTGAGGGCTCTGCCATGCCACAAGAGAGGGAGGATCCAGAGACCTCTGTTTAG
- the arsia gene encoding arylsulfatase I, producing the protein MATTALTGFSMMSLLSLGYLTWDLMSPNQVENEADQTFGESSPSKPQPPHIIFIMTDDQGFNDIGYHGSDIRTPALDKLAADGVKLENYYIQPICTPSRSQLITGRYQIHTGLQHSIIRPRQPNCLPFDQVTLPQRLQELGYSTHMVGKWHLGFYKKECLPTRRGFDTYFGSLTGSVNYYTYDSCDGPGLCGFDLHEGESVAWGQQGKYSTHLYTQRVRKLLATHDPESQPLFIYLSFQAVHTPLQSPREYIYPYRGLENVARRKYAAMVSIVDEAVRNITYALRKYGYYQNSVIIFSTDNGGQPLSGGNNWPLRGRKGTYWEGGIRGLGFVHSPLLRRKRRVSKALVHITDWYPTLVGLAGGNESLTEGLDGYNVWEAISEGKESPRLEVLHNIDPLYNHARSGSLQKGYGIWNTAIQASIRAGDWKLLTGDPGYGDWTPVQILPGFPNAWWNLERHTQPRKSVWLFNISGDPFERFDLSEQRPDVVKQLLARLVYYNRTAVPVRYPKEDPRADPHINGGAWVPWVGDEEEDSWDSVYQRKNKDWKTKLKLSKSRSFFKRLNTRIMSNRI; encoded by the exons ATGGCAACGACCGCTCTGACTGGTTTCTCCATGATGAGCCTGCTCAGCCTCGGGTACCTGACCTGGGACCTGATGAGTCCAAACCAGGTGGAGAACGAGGCCGACCAAACTTTTGGAGAAAGCTCTCCATCCAAGCCGCAGCCTCCtcacatcattttcatcatGACAGACGATCAAGGGTTCAATGACATTGGCTACCACGGCTCTGACATCAGGACACCGGCGCTGGATAAACTGGCTGCGGACGGAGTGAAGCTGGAGAATTATTACATCCAACCCATCTGCACCCCGTCCCGGAGTCAGCTCATCACTGGCAG GTACCAAATTCACACTGGCCTGCAGCACTCCATTATCCGACCCCGCCAGCCCAACTGCCTGCCCTTCGACCAGGTCACCCTCCCCCAGAGGCTGCAGGAGCTTGGCTACTCCACGCACATGGTCGGTAAGTGGCACCTGGGCTTTTACAAGAAGGAGTGTTTGCCCACTCGCCGTGGCTTCGACACCTACTTTGGCTCCTTAACGGGAAGTGTCAACTACTACACTTACGACTCCTGTGACGGCCCCGGGCTGTGTGGCTTTGACCTCCACGAGGGGGAGTCGGTTGCTTGGGGCCAGCAGGGAAAATACTCgacacatttatacacacagaGAGTCCGTAAGCTCCTGGCAACCCATGATCCTGAGTCCCAGCCGCTGTTCATCTACCTCTCCTTTCAAGCTGTTCACACACCCCTGCAGTCTCCTCGGGAATACATCTACCCTTACCGTGGGCTAGAAAATGTGGCACGAAGGAAGTATGCTGCTATGGTCTCAATCGTAGATGAGGCAGTTCGTAATATAACATACGCTCTCCGCAAGTACGGTTACTACCAGAACAGTGTCATCATCTTCTCTACTGACAATGGTGGCCAGCCTTTATCTGGTGGCAACAACTGGCCGCTCAGAGGACGTAAAGGCACCTACTGGGAGGGTGGCATCCGGGGTCTGGGGTTTGTTCACAGTCCgttgctgaggaggaagaggagggtgagtaAAGCCTTGGTGCACATTACTGACTGGTACCCAACACTAGTGGGACTAGCAGGTGGGAATGAATCATTAACTGAGGGGCTGGATGGGTATAACGTTTGGGAAGCCATCAGTGAGGGTAAAGAGTCACCCAGATTGGAAGTCCTCCACAACATTGACCCTCTGTACAACCATGCACGCAGTGGCTCCCTGCAAAAAGGATACGGGATTTGGAATACAGCCATTCAGGCTTCCATACGAGCTGGAGACTGGAAGCTCCTGACAGGGGACCCTGGTTATGGAGATTGGACCCCAGTGCAAATTCTTCCAGGTTTTCCTAATGCCTGGTGGAACCTCGAGCGCCACACACAGCCCCGCAAGTCAGTGTGGCTTTTCAACATCTCTGGAGACCCCTTTGAACGTTTTGACCTGTCTGAGCAGAGGCCAGATGTTGTCAAGCAGCTTTTAGCCAGGCTGGTTTACTACAATCGTACCGCGGTGCCAGTGAGGTATCCGAAAGAGGACCCACGGGCTGACCCCCATATAAATGGAGGTGCCTGGGTCCCCTGGGtgggagacgaggaggaggacagctggGACAGCGTTTACCAGAGGAAGAACAAGGAttggaaaacaaagcttaaaCTGTCCAAAAGCAGGTCGTTTTTCAAGAGACTCAACACTAGGATCATGTCCAACAGGATATAG